From Paenibacillus sp. V4I7, one genomic window encodes:
- a CDS encoding DUF2759 family protein, producing the protein MLLAEAAATTSTYTSFDIYVLIFTVIIAIAFIRELINPRRNVFALGFAGVSLLVFGFMDYIMITGW; encoded by the coding sequence ATGTTATTAGCGGAAGCAGCAGCAACAACAAGTACGTATACAAGCTTTGATATTTATGTTTTGATCTTCACGGTGATCATCGCCATTGCTTTCATCAGAGAGTTGATCAACCCTAGAAGAAATGTGTTTGCTCTAGGATTTGCGGGGGTTTCCTTGCTCGTATTCGGCTTCATGGATTACATAATGATCACCGGCTGGTAA
- a CDS encoding sugar phosphate isomerase/epimerase, whose protein sequence is MKLGVFMVLFGGKPFEEALDYIAAKGLDAVEIGTGGYPGTAHCNPSELLADAGKLKAFKHAVESRGLTISALSAHGNPLHPQKHIAKEFHDAIIQTIDLAERLEVPVVNTFSGCPGDHEDAKYPNWPVAPWPNDFQEILDWQWGNKIIPYWTETGKYASDRNIKIGLELHGGFSVHTPATLLRLREAAGDAIGANLDPSHMWWQGIDPVQAVQILGRAGAIHHFHAKDTSLDVNNVNRYGVTDMQSYANMLDRAWQFRSVGYGHDMKVWADIISALRLVGYDYVVSIEHEDGLMSVEEGFSKAVQNLQQVLIKEPLGEMWWV, encoded by the coding sequence ATGAAGTTAGGCGTTTTTATGGTTCTGTTCGGTGGAAAACCTTTCGAGGAAGCGTTGGATTACATTGCTGCGAAAGGCTTGGATGCTGTTGAAATTGGTACAGGGGGCTATCCCGGTACAGCGCATTGCAACCCAAGCGAACTTCTCGCAGACGCAGGGAAACTAAAAGCATTTAAACATGCGGTGGAATCCCGCGGTTTGACAATCAGCGCACTTAGCGCTCACGGGAACCCGCTGCACCCGCAAAAACACATTGCTAAAGAGTTTCATGATGCTATTATACAAACGATTGATCTTGCTGAACGCCTAGAGGTACCTGTAGTTAATACGTTCTCTGGCTGTCCTGGCGACCACGAGGATGCGAAGTATCCGAACTGGCCGGTAGCGCCTTGGCCGAACGATTTCCAAGAGATTCTGGACTGGCAGTGGGGGAACAAAATTATTCCTTACTGGACAGAGACAGGCAAGTACGCTTCCGACCGTAATATTAAAATAGGACTGGAGCTGCACGGTGGTTTCTCCGTACATACGCCAGCAACTCTCCTTCGACTGCGTGAAGCAGCAGGCGATGCAATCGGAGCGAATCTTGACCCGAGTCACATGTGGTGGCAAGGTATCGATCCTGTTCAAGCTGTGCAAATTCTTGGCCGTGCCGGAGCGATTCACCATTTCCACGCTAAAGATACATCGCTTGATGTTAACAATGTAAACCGCTATGGTGTAACGGACATGCAATCCTATGCCAACATGCTTGACCGCGCTTGGCAGTTCCGTTCCGTTGGTTATGGTCACGATATGAAGGTTTGGGCTGACATCATTAGCGCTCTGCGCCTTGTTGGTTATGACTATGTAGTGAGCATCGAGCACGAAGACGGTTTGATGTCCGTTGAAGAAGGATTCTCCAAAGCAGTGCAAAATCTTCAACAAGTCCTCATCAAGGAACCTCTTGGTGAAATGTGGTGGGTATAA
- the uvrA gene encoding excinuclease ABC subunit UvrA, which yields MSRDQIVIKGARAHNLKNIDVTIPRDKFVVLTGLSGSGKSSLAFDTIYAEGQRRYVESLSAYARQFLGQMDKPDVDSIEGLSPAISIDQKTTSRNPRSTVGTVTEIYDYLRLLYARIGRPHCPTHGIEITSQTVEQMVDRIMEYPERTKLQILAPLISGRKGEHTKLLADIQKQGFVRVRVNGETVDLAEKIELDKNKKHTIEVVVDRIVIKEDVQTRLADSLETALKLANGRVIVDIIDKEELLFSQNLACPECGFSVEELAPRMFSFNSPFGACPDCDGLGSQMIVDPDLLVPDMKLTIEEGAFEAWAGSTSNYYPQFLAAVCEHYSIPRNVPVSEISSDQMKVILYGTGGEKIRFRYENDMGASKEALVPFEGIIRNLERRFKDTFSEGIREHIQTYMSTKPCPKCKGQRLKPETLAVTINGKNIAHATSLSIGDAEEWFKGLDLNERELTISNLILKEIRSRLGFLVNVGLDYLTMHRAAGTLSGGEAQRIRLATQIGSSLMGVLYILDEPSIGLHQRDNTRLIQTLEHMRDLGNTLIVVEHDEDTMMAADYIIDIGPGAGIHGGQVIAQGTPSELMKDENSLTGQYLSGKRFIPIPAARRKPNGKWIEVKGAKENNLRNVSAKVPLGVFTCVTGVSGSGKSTLINEILFKTLSRDLNGAKVRPGEHKEIVGLEHIDKVIDIDQSPIGRTPRSNPATYTGVFDDIRDVYANTNEAKVRGYKKGRFSFNVKGGRCEACRGDGIIKIEMHFLPDVYVPCEVCKGKRYNRETMEVKYKGKSISEVLEMTIEDGCEFFKNLPRIHRKLTTLLDVGLGYMTLGQPATTLSGGEAQRVKLAAELYRRSTGKTIYILDEPTTGLHIHDIDRLLKVLHRLVENGETVLVIEHNLDVIKTADHVIDLGPEGGTRGGLIVAAGTPEDVVKVAGSYTGQYLKPILERDRERSENYTKRLEVLEESVG from the coding sequence AGGGCAAATGGATAAGCCGGATGTAGATTCGATTGAAGGTCTATCACCGGCTATTTCCATTGATCAGAAGACAACAAGTCGCAATCCGCGTTCCACGGTTGGGACAGTAACGGAGATTTACGACTATTTGCGCTTACTATATGCTCGAATTGGACGTCCGCATTGTCCGACCCATGGCATTGAGATTACATCGCAAACCGTAGAACAAATGGTGGATCGCATTATGGAGTATCCGGAACGAACGAAGCTCCAGATTCTAGCTCCCCTTATTTCAGGACGCAAAGGCGAACATACGAAGCTGCTTGCTGATATTCAAAAGCAGGGATTCGTTAGGGTGCGTGTCAACGGTGAGACGGTCGACCTCGCTGAGAAGATAGAACTCGACAAAAATAAAAAGCACACGATCGAGGTCGTTGTTGACCGTATCGTGATCAAAGAGGATGTTCAAACTCGCCTTGCGGATTCCCTGGAGACAGCGCTCAAGTTGGCAAATGGCCGGGTAATTGTCGATATTATTGACAAAGAAGAGCTGCTCTTTAGCCAGAACCTAGCCTGTCCGGAGTGCGGCTTCAGTGTTGAAGAATTAGCGCCGAGAATGTTTTCGTTTAACAGTCCTTTTGGCGCTTGTCCCGATTGTGATGGACTAGGCAGTCAAATGATTGTTGATCCTGATTTACTTGTTCCAGATATGAAGCTAACGATTGAAGAGGGAGCGTTCGAAGCATGGGCCGGCAGCACTTCCAACTATTATCCGCAGTTCCTTGCGGCGGTTTGCGAACATTATTCCATCCCGCGCAATGTGCCTGTTTCTGAGATCAGCAGTGATCAGATGAAGGTTATCCTTTATGGAACAGGCGGGGAGAAGATTCGCTTCCGCTACGAGAATGATATGGGAGCGAGCAAGGAAGCGCTAGTTCCTTTCGAGGGTATCATTCGCAACTTAGAACGCCGATTCAAAGATACGTTTTCTGAGGGAATCAGGGAGCACATTCAGACATATATGAGCACGAAGCCTTGTCCGAAGTGTAAAGGACAGCGTCTGAAGCCAGAAACGTTAGCTGTGACGATCAATGGCAAAAACATTGCTCATGCAACTTCCCTTTCGATTGGTGACGCTGAGGAATGGTTCAAAGGGCTGGACTTGAATGAACGTGAGCTGACGATTTCCAATTTGATTCTCAAAGAAATCAGATCGCGCCTAGGGTTCCTAGTCAACGTAGGTCTTGATTACTTAACGATGCATCGTGCTGCAGGTACATTATCGGGTGGAGAAGCTCAGCGGATACGCTTGGCTACTCAGATCGGTTCTAGTTTGATGGGTGTCCTTTATATTTTGGATGAGCCTAGCATAGGACTGCATCAGAGAGATAATACGCGTTTGATTCAGACGCTCGAACATATGCGTGATCTTGGTAACACGTTAATCGTCGTGGAACATGATGAAGATACAATGATGGCTGCCGATTACATTATCGATATCGGTCCTGGTGCCGGTATTCATGGCGGACAAGTCATTGCGCAAGGTACGCCTTCAGAGTTGATGAAAGACGAAAACTCGCTTACAGGGCAATACCTCAGCGGCAAACGGTTTATTCCTATTCCAGCAGCGAGACGCAAGCCGAATGGGAAATGGATCGAGGTCAAAGGCGCCAAAGAAAATAACTTGCGCAACGTCTCGGCTAAAGTGCCACTCGGTGTATTCACCTGTGTAACAGGGGTATCTGGTTCAGGCAAAAGTACGTTGATTAACGAGATTTTGTTCAAAACCTTGTCGCGTGATTTAAACGGAGCTAAGGTGCGTCCAGGTGAGCACAAGGAGATTGTAGGCCTTGAACACATTGATAAAGTCATCGATATTGACCAATCACCGATTGGTCGTACGCCGCGCTCGAATCCAGCGACGTATACCGGTGTATTTGACGATATCCGTGATGTTTATGCGAATACGAACGAAGCCAAGGTTCGCGGTTACAAGAAGGGACGCTTCAGCTTTAACGTGAAAGGCGGCCGCTGTGAGGCTTGTCGTGGAGATGGCATCATCAAGATCGAGATGCACTTCTTACCAGACGTGTACGTGCCTTGTGAAGTCTGTAAAGGCAAGCGATATAACCGTGAGACGATGGAAGTGAAGTACAAAGGCAAGAGCATTTCCGAAGTGTTAGAGATGACGATTGAGGACGGCTGTGAGTTCTTCAAGAACTTGCCGCGTATTCATCGTAAGCTGACGACACTTTTGGATGTTGGACTGGGCTACATGACCCTCGGCCAGCCAGCGACTACGCTGTCCGGCGGCGAAGCCCAGCGTGTGAAGCTCGCAGCGGAGCTGTACCGCCGCAGCACAGGCAAGACGATCTACATCCTGGATGAGCCCACTACGGGGCTCCACATCCACGATATCGATCGTCTGCTGAAGGTTCTTCACCGTCTCGTTGAGAACGGTGAAACCGTGCTTGTCATCGAGCATAACCTCGATGTGATCAAGACGGCGGACCACGTCATCGATCTAGGCCCCGAGGGCGGTACCCGCGGAGGACTGATCGTGGCTGCCGGTACGCCGGAGGATGTCGTGAAGGTGGCCGGGTCCTACACCGGCCAGTACTTGAAACCGATCCTTGAAAGGGATCGGGAGCGCTCTGAGAACTACACAAAGCGTCTTGAAGTGCTAGAAGAATCAGTAGGCTAG